In Oncorhynchus gorbuscha isolate QuinsamMale2020 ecotype Even-year linkage group LG08, OgorEven_v1.0, whole genome shotgun sequence, one genomic interval encodes:
- the LOC124040753 gene encoding putative pre-mRNA-splicing factor ATP-dependent RNA helicase DHX32 isoform X2: protein MVVCTQDHRQHTVDLALRVADEMDVNIGHEVGYSIPLETCCSSDTVLRYCTSDMLLREMRSDPMLEHYGVIVIDQAHERTVSTDVLLGLLTDIALQRPELRVVLLTATHPGPKLLGHYRNVPLIQLEGVCSTEAVYTGTSHKDYFCSALRLVLEIHHSQEEGDIVVFLATTQEIDLACDILHREVVNTSPHLGELLPISVHPGLGGTLPMPSEADGRCRRVFLTSSPNEDLFWAVHKLNFVIDAGVQKRNVYNPRIRANSVAIQPISRSQAESRKQLVGTTGKSFCLYPEDTPLPSETRPHILESDITSTVLFLKRMDIGGLGRCDFIDRPDPEGLMQALEELDYLAALDDDGNLSEIGIIMSEFPLEPQMAKTLLASCEFDCVSEVTTIAAMLAAPSCYLVPSMELRLEASQCHLKFQHPEGDHFTLINIYKAFKQNQQEPFVSVEKWCQDYFLSLSALQTADAIRSELTDILRRIELPVSMPSFGSKGNIINIKRALLAGFFMQVARDVDSSGNYFMLTHKHVAQIHPLSAYGTKTPKLGLPEWVLFHEYTFSEDNCIRTVSHISPEEFIQMAPQYFFFNLPPSESKDILQNILDKGAEHYKAKKIKKSPSLESIPEVTASCVIQ from the exons ATGGTGGTGTGCACCCAGGACCACAGGCAACACACAGTGGATCTGGCCCTGCGTGTAGCTGATGAGATGGACGTCAACATCGGCCATGAAGTGGGCTACAGCATCCCTCTAGAGACATGCTGCTCTAGTGACACTGTTCTCAG GTACTGTACTAGCGACATGCTGCTCAGAGAGATGAGGTCAGACCCCATGCTGGAGCACTACGGTGTCATCGTCATTGACCAGGCCCATGAGAGGACGGTCAGTACAGATGTTCTGCTGGGCCTGCTCACAGACATCGCTCTGCAGAGGCCCGAGCTCCGTGTGGtgctcctcacagctacacacccaGGACCCAAACTACTGGGCCACTACAGGAATGTCCCACTGATCCAGCTGGAGGGCGTGTGTTCAACGGAGGCGGTGTATACTGGTACCAGCCACAAGGACTACTTCTGCTCTGCCCTGCGACTGGTTCTTGAGATACACCACTCCCAAGAGGAAGGGGACATAGTCGTGTTTTTGGCCACAACTCAA GAGATAGATCTTGCCTGCGATATCCTCCATCGCGAGGTGGTCAATACATCTCCACATTTAGGGGAACTTCTTCCTATATCGGTGCACCCTGGGCTGGGTGGTACTCTGCCCATGCCAAGTGAAGCGGACGGCCGGTGCAGAAGAGTCTTCCTCACCTCCAGTCCAAACGAAGACCTCTTTTGGGCTGTGCACAAGCTGAACTTTGTCATCGATGCCGGTGTCCAGAAAAGAAAC GTTTATAACCCTAGGATCAGGGCGAACTCAGTCGCCATTCAACCTATCAGTAGGAGTCAAGCAGAAAGCCGCAAACAGCTTGTAGGAACAACAG GGAAGAGTTTTTGTCTGTACCCAGAGGACACACCCCTGCCCAGCGAGACACGCCCCCACATCCTGGAGTCTGACATCACGTCCACCGTGCTCTTCCTGAAGAGGATGGACATCGGTGGTCTGGGCCGCTGTGACTTCATCGACAGGCCAG ATCCTGAAGGTCTGATGCAGGCTTTAGAGGAACTGGACTACCTAGCAGCCCTTGATGACGATGGGAACCTGTCAGAGATCGGCATCATCATGTCTGAATTTCCCCTGGAGCCCCAGATGGCCAAGACACTACTTGCCTCCTGCGAGTTTGACTGTGTCAGCGAGGTGACCACCATTGCCGCCATGCTGGCAG CACCAAGCTGCTACCTGGTCCCCTCAATGGAGTTGAGGCTAGAGGCCTCTCAGTGTCACCTTAAGTTCCAGCACCCAGAAGGAGATCACTTCACCCTAATCAACATCTACAAGGCTTTCAAACAGAACCAGCAGGAGCCCT TTGTCAGTGTGGAGAAGTGGTGTCAGGACTACTTCCTGAGTCTGTCTGCCCTGCAGACGGCTGATGCTATCCGCTCTGAGCTGACTGACATCCTGAGGAGGATAGAGCTGCCTGTCTCCATGCCTTCCTTTGGTTCCAAGGGAAACATAATCAACATCAAGAGAGCGCTGTTAGCCGGCTTCTTCATGCAG GTGGCGAGGGATGTGGACTCATCAGGGAATTATTTCATGTTGACGCACAAACACGTGGCCCAaattcaccctctctctgcctacGGCACCAAGACGCCCAAACTGGGCCTGCCGGAGTGGGTCCTCTTCCATGAGTACACCTTCTCAGAGGACAACTGCATTCGCACCGTGTCCCACATATCCCCAGAGGA gttcATTCAGATGGCTCCACAGTACTTCTTCTTTAACCTGCCTCCCAGTGAAAGCAAGGACATCCTCCAGAACATCTTAGACAAGGGAGCTGAACACTACAAAGCAAAGAAGATTAAAAAGAGCCCCAGCCTAGAGAGCATACCAGAAGTCACAGCTAGTTGTGTCATACAGTGA
- the LOC124040753 gene encoding putative pre-mRNA-splicing factor ATP-dependent RNA helicase DHX32 isoform X1 — protein MAQGITTGEKYWEDRVAFETEGAGQEHVEYDDVLEFNTFDGLPYSSRYYTLLKERMALPVWKAKCDFMDKLANKQFVIVSGTAKTGRSCQIPQWCAEFCLSVQYQNGMVVCTQDHRQHTVDLALRVADEMDVNIGHEVGYSIPLETCCSSDTVLRYCTSDMLLREMRSDPMLEHYGVIVIDQAHERTVSTDVLLGLLTDIALQRPELRVVLLTATHPGPKLLGHYRNVPLIQLEGVCSTEAVYTGTSHKDYFCSALRLVLEIHHSQEEGDIVVFLATTQEIDLACDILHREVVNTSPHLGELLPISVHPGLGGTLPMPSEADGRCRRVFLTSSPNEDLFWAVHKLNFVIDAGVQKRNVYNPRIRANSVAIQPISRSQAESRKQLVGTTGKSFCLYPEDTPLPSETRPHILESDITSTVLFLKRMDIGGLGRCDFIDRPDPEGLMQALEELDYLAALDDDGNLSEIGIIMSEFPLEPQMAKTLLASCEFDCVSEVTTIAAMLAAPSCYLVPSMELRLEASQCHLKFQHPEGDHFTLINIYKAFKQNQQEPFVSVEKWCQDYFLSLSALQTADAIRSELTDILRRIELPVSMPSFGSKGNIINIKRALLAGFFMQVARDVDSSGNYFMLTHKHVAQIHPLSAYGTKTPKLGLPEWVLFHEYTFSEDNCIRTVSHISPEEFIQMAPQYFFFNLPPSESKDILQNILDKGAEHYKAKKIKKSPSLESIPEVTASCVIQ, from the exons ATGGCGCAGGGCATAACAACCGGAGAGAAGTATTGGGAGGATAGAGTAGCCTTCGAAACAGAAGGAGCAGGTCAAGAACATGTGGAATATGATGATGTTTTGGAGTTTAATACATTTGACGGACTACCCTACTCCTCTCGATATTATACATTACTGAAGGAAAGGATGGCTCTACCAGTTTGGAAAGCCAAGTGTGATTTTATGGACAAACTGGCCAACAAGCAGTTTGTTATTGTCTCGGGTACTGCAAAAACTGGCAGAAGCTGTCAG ATCCCCCAGTGGTGTGCAGagttctgcctgtctgtccagtACCAGAATGGCATGGTGGTGTGCACCCAGGACCACAGGCAACACACAGTGGATCTGGCCCTGCGTGTAGCTGATGAGATGGACGTCAACATCGGCCATGAAGTGGGCTACAGCATCCCTCTAGAGACATGCTGCTCTAGTGACACTGTTCTCAG GTACTGTACTAGCGACATGCTGCTCAGAGAGATGAGGTCAGACCCCATGCTGGAGCACTACGGTGTCATCGTCATTGACCAGGCCCATGAGAGGACGGTCAGTACAGATGTTCTGCTGGGCCTGCTCACAGACATCGCTCTGCAGAGGCCCGAGCTCCGTGTGGtgctcctcacagctacacacccaGGACCCAAACTACTGGGCCACTACAGGAATGTCCCACTGATCCAGCTGGAGGGCGTGTGTTCAACGGAGGCGGTGTATACTGGTACCAGCCACAAGGACTACTTCTGCTCTGCCCTGCGACTGGTTCTTGAGATACACCACTCCCAAGAGGAAGGGGACATAGTCGTGTTTTTGGCCACAACTCAA GAGATAGATCTTGCCTGCGATATCCTCCATCGCGAGGTGGTCAATACATCTCCACATTTAGGGGAACTTCTTCCTATATCGGTGCACCCTGGGCTGGGTGGTACTCTGCCCATGCCAAGTGAAGCGGACGGCCGGTGCAGAAGAGTCTTCCTCACCTCCAGTCCAAACGAAGACCTCTTTTGGGCTGTGCACAAGCTGAACTTTGTCATCGATGCCGGTGTCCAGAAAAGAAAC GTTTATAACCCTAGGATCAGGGCGAACTCAGTCGCCATTCAACCTATCAGTAGGAGTCAAGCAGAAAGCCGCAAACAGCTTGTAGGAACAACAG GGAAGAGTTTTTGTCTGTACCCAGAGGACACACCCCTGCCCAGCGAGACACGCCCCCACATCCTGGAGTCTGACATCACGTCCACCGTGCTCTTCCTGAAGAGGATGGACATCGGTGGTCTGGGCCGCTGTGACTTCATCGACAGGCCAG ATCCTGAAGGTCTGATGCAGGCTTTAGAGGAACTGGACTACCTAGCAGCCCTTGATGACGATGGGAACCTGTCAGAGATCGGCATCATCATGTCTGAATTTCCCCTGGAGCCCCAGATGGCCAAGACACTACTTGCCTCCTGCGAGTTTGACTGTGTCAGCGAGGTGACCACCATTGCCGCCATGCTGGCAG CACCAAGCTGCTACCTGGTCCCCTCAATGGAGTTGAGGCTAGAGGCCTCTCAGTGTCACCTTAAGTTCCAGCACCCAGAAGGAGATCACTTCACCCTAATCAACATCTACAAGGCTTTCAAACAGAACCAGCAGGAGCCCT TTGTCAGTGTGGAGAAGTGGTGTCAGGACTACTTCCTGAGTCTGTCTGCCCTGCAGACGGCTGATGCTATCCGCTCTGAGCTGACTGACATCCTGAGGAGGATAGAGCTGCCTGTCTCCATGCCTTCCTTTGGTTCCAAGGGAAACATAATCAACATCAAGAGAGCGCTGTTAGCCGGCTTCTTCATGCAG GTGGCGAGGGATGTGGACTCATCAGGGAATTATTTCATGTTGACGCACAAACACGTGGCCCAaattcaccctctctctgcctacGGCACCAAGACGCCCAAACTGGGCCTGCCGGAGTGGGTCCTCTTCCATGAGTACACCTTCTCAGAGGACAACTGCATTCGCACCGTGTCCCACATATCCCCAGAGGA gttcATTCAGATGGCTCCACAGTACTTCTTCTTTAACCTGCCTCCCAGTGAAAGCAAGGACATCCTCCAGAACATCTTAGACAAGGGAGCTGAACACTACAAAGCAAAGAAGATTAAAAAGAGCCCCAGCCTAGAGAGCATACCAGAAGTCACAGCTAGTTGTGTCATACAGTGA